The following DNA comes from bacterium.
GCCATGTGCGCCGTCTGGTAAACGAGCGCGGCGGCCGCCGCTTCGCGCGCCACCCAGCCGTCCGGCACCAGTGCCAGACGGTCCGCCGGGACGGTCACGTATTCTGCGAAGGTGCCCCATTCTGTCACACCGGCATCGCCCCGCAGGAGCATCACGTCCTGACCAGGCTGGAAATTCTCGACGTTCGGGCCGACGGCCTCAACCGTCCCAGAACCGTCGCGCCCCAGGATGTGCGGGAACTCCGGCCGAACGGGATAGAGCTTCTTGCTCAGGAAATGATCCGCCGGGTTCAGGGCTGCATAGCGCAGGCGAACCAGCACTTCGCCCTCTGCCGGAACGGGTTGATCGACATCAGAGCGCAGCTCCAGCCCATGGATTCCTTTATAGTCATGCATCAGCCATGCTTTCATCAGCGACTCCTCTCGATTGGCGGTTGTGGACGGCGCGAACGGCGCGGGACGCACTTCGGCCGAGCGTCCAACTAACGGTTGTCACGGCGGCAGCCGATTTGCTTCATTCGGGGGCCGCGGGGGCAGCCCCCCGCGAGCTCTCGCCGCGATGGAGCACCATGGCACGCCGCAAGACTCGATCCTCCCGTTCCACTTCCTCGCGCCCCGACCAGGGCGGCGTCAAGCCGACGGGCTCCGCCACAAAGGCAGTCCCCGTGCGCCGTCAGGCGCGTGGATTCCACCTGTCGAGCAAGACCTGGATCATTATCTACGTCCTGGTCTTCCTCGTCGTCGAGTCCGTGATCGTCTTTGCCTTCGTCGGCTCCGGCGGAGACAGCCGCGTCCGGCGCCAGATCCTGCTGGAGGCCGCCGAACTGCGGGACAACGGCGAGTACAAGGAAGCTGTTGAATTGCTGGAGGACTTCGGCAAGCGCTGGCCGGGCGCTTGGAAGACGCACAATTTCAACCAGCGCATGGGCGAATACTACTACGATGCCGGCGATTATGCTCTGTCCGCCGCCTCGCTGAAGCGCGCCGTCGACCTGGACGGAACGATCTGGGATACGCGGGCCCTGGCCGGGCGGTCGCTCTGGAAACTGGACCAGCGCGAGGAGGCCGTGAAGTACTTTCAGGACGAGCTGCAAAAGGCCAATAAGAACAGCGATATTGCCCACTATTACCTGGGGCAGTGGGCGCTTGCAAACGACCAACCTGTCGCGGCATTCGAGCACTTCCAGGCCATTCAGGACCCGACCCCGTGGGAGAAGGAATTGAAGGATGTGACCGCGAAGTACCACGAGGAGGTGCTGGAGCCCGCCCGTAAGGAGGCCGAGGCTCGCGCCGCCGAATTGCTTCCATGACAGACACACCGACTCTCAATAACACGACTCGGCCTGCGGGGACTGTGGCCCGCCTGGGTTTGCAGGTGCTGGACTGGACTCTTCTCGCGTTGATGCTGGTTGCAGTAGCAGCGATCGCGGATGTCTTGGTGAAGTCCTTTCCGCTGGTCACGGGTTTTTTCCACGGATCGGCCGCAGGCACCCAGTCTGAACCGAGCAGCCTGAAGAGCGACTTGATTACCCTTGGCCGGGCAGCAGTCCGAGCGAGTATCCCCATCGCTATCTGCGCTGTCGGACTGCTGATTCGGCGCCGCTCGGGACTGCCTGCACGTGCAGGCGGACTACTCCTCGACTTGATTCTCTTGCTCCTGATCCTGGCTGCCGGCGTGGCGCTGCTTGACGTGCTTCTCAAGGTCGTCGTCCTTGTGGTCGGCTACTTCCAGCACCCGCCGCAGGAATTGATCGATCGCGGTATCGTGGAGTGGGATCCGAATCGACATCGGAGCGACTGGATTGGCCTGGGACTAACTATCATCGCGGCGATCCTGTTCCTGGGTGTGTACCTGGTTGGGCTCAAGGTTCGGCGCAGGGCGCTGGCGAAGATGCTCGATTCCTCCTTTGAGAGCTTCGTCAGTCGACGGTACCTGATTTCACGTCAGGGCGGCGCGTTAGTCAATCTGGTCACAATCGTCTCGGTGCTTGGCGTGGCCGTCGGTGTGATGGCGTTGATCGTCGTCATCTCCGTCATGAATGGATTCGACCAGACGCTCGTGAAGCGCATGATGGGTGTCTTTGCGCATGTGGAGGTGTGGCCCTATCCGTATGCGCAGGAAGACGATCGCTACTTCAACATGGCGCAATACAATGAGATCGAGAAGGCCGCACTCAGCATCGAAGGCGTCGATGGCGTGGCGCCGATGATGAGCCTGCAGACCTTCTTTCAGGCGAACACTGGCATCAGTGAGAACAAGGTCGGCGCGATGTTGCGCGGCCTGGATGTTGAGAAGGAACAGCACGTCACGCGCCTGACGGATGAGGATACGATCATCTCCGGGACAAACGATCCCGGCTTGCGCGAGATCGTGATCGGCAGCGAGCTGGCGCGAAAGCTCCAGGTCAGTGTCGGCGACAAGGTCTACGCGCTCGGCAAGGTCATTACAACCGCGCGCGGACCTACACCGAAGATCTCGGGACTGAAAGTCGTCGGGGTCTTCAAGAGT
Coding sequences within:
- a CDS encoding tetratricopeptide repeat protein yields the protein MARRKTRSSRSTSSRPDQGGVKPTGSATKAVPVRRQARGFHLSSKTWIIIYVLVFLVVESVIVFAFVGSGGDSRVRRQILLEAAELRDNGEYKEAVELLEDFGKRWPGAWKTHNFNQRMGEYYYDAGDYALSAASLKRAVDLDGTIWDTRALAGRSLWKLDQREEAVKYFQDELQKANKNSDIAHYYLGQWALANDQPVAAFEHFQAIQDPTPWEKELKDVTAKYHEEVLEPARKEAEARAAELLP
- a CDS encoding ABC transporter permease, which translates into the protein MTDTPTLNNTTRPAGTVARLGLQVLDWTLLALMLVAVAAIADVLVKSFPLVTGFFHGSAAGTQSEPSSLKSDLITLGRAAVRASIPIAICAVGLLIRRRSGLPARAGGLLLDLILLLLILAAGVALLDVLLKVVVLVVGYFQHPPQELIDRGIVEWDPNRHRSDWIGLGLTIIAAILFLGVYLVGLKVRRRALAKMLDSSFESFVSRRYLISRQGGALVNLVTIVSVLGVAVGVMALIVVISVMNGFDQTLVKRMMGVFAHVEVWPYPYAQEDDRYFNMAQYNEIEKAALSIEGVDGVAPMMSLQTFFQANTGISENKVGAMLRGLDVEKEQHVTRLTDEDTIISGTNDPGLREIVIGSELARKLQVSVGDKVYALGKVITTARGPTPKISGLKVVGVFKSGLYDVDSNFAYTSLETAQALSLHDGKISSIHIAVDDPDHSRQIAREIAQRLPPQYYVRTWQDINPEFFAALWIEKVAMFIILLLIVLVASFNIIGTLIMVVTQKTREIGILKSMGATNTMILRIFLMHGTLIGLVGTSLGTACGLWLCRFVEYDIQLIFNMPAAVYGMDRLPVVIQPGIILFLALCSLAICMVAGIIPAFRASRMNPVEALRYD